A single window of Granulicella mallensis MP5ACTX8 DNA harbors:
- a CDS encoding polysaccharide lyase family protein: MSLVRVLSLLALCSAMTIPAARAVTTAPPVTVTEDGSSYTMTNGYLTVKIDKRTGDLTSLKTPATTTPNIELMGYLSGHHAGYWEQSPALAARHETKITIQTPDLVEVSVKGYSDGQSILGPHPTAAGQEGGLIADLEIRYTLARSAHGVYTYAIFTHQSTYPAGSVGESRFGFKLSGKVFDWLSVDNQRNALMPTGADWDAASDLNMKEARRLTTGIYKGRAEHKYDYSTDQFKTPAFGWASTTQKVGLYLINPSMEYLSSGPLHFELSGHIDDGDGGDPTLLDYWRGTHYGGSVLNFAANEPWTKVVGPIFIYVPTGASPNALFEEARHQATVESAHWPYLWVRGVDYPQAAERTTVHGRLKLIDSQAPSMKFTNLLVGLSYPDQPAPPQAPLPPPPPAEPDTTPDPGPQRDAQGHILNRGTYVPHRPRGARTFRFPPQPITWQNDAKHYEFWVNGATDGSFNIQNVRPGTYQLHAVTDGVLGEYASDPITVEAGKPLDLRTIEWHPVHFGRQLWQIGTPNRSAKEFKMGNDHWHWGLYLEYSKLFPHDVDFTIGKSDPAQDWFIYQVPHVTVDDPSGKAEGRATPWTIHFNMPGSSQPTGLATLRFGLSGVSTRSLAISVNDKSAGELTNMFGGGSVINRDGVEGTWTEKDFTFDASLLKPGANTIVLTVPAGSPMSGICYDVIRLELAPSSTTGSVVGAN, from the coding sequence GTGTCTCTCGTGCGCGTACTTTCTCTTTTAGCCCTTTGCTCTGCCATGACAATTCCCGCCGCCAGGGCCGTCACCACGGCCCCGCCGGTCACGGTGACAGAAGATGGCTCGTCCTACACGATGACCAACGGATACCTTACAGTGAAGATCGATAAGCGGACCGGAGATCTTACCTCTCTAAAAACTCCTGCCACAACGACTCCCAATATTGAGCTGATGGGTTATCTCTCTGGCCATCATGCCGGCTATTGGGAGCAAAGCCCTGCGCTAGCGGCGCGCCACGAAACAAAGATAACAATTCAGACTCCCGACCTTGTCGAGGTTTCGGTCAAAGGTTATTCCGACGGCCAATCGATTCTGGGCCCTCATCCTACCGCAGCCGGACAGGAGGGAGGCCTCATTGCAGACCTTGAGATTCGTTACACTCTCGCGCGTTCAGCGCATGGTGTTTATACCTATGCGATCTTCACGCATCAATCGACCTATCCCGCAGGCTCTGTCGGAGAGTCACGCTTCGGCTTCAAACTTTCGGGCAAGGTATTCGATTGGCTTTCAGTCGACAACCAGCGGAACGCCTTGATGCCCACCGGAGCCGATTGGGACGCAGCCTCTGACCTCAACATGAAGGAAGCACGCCGCCTTACGACAGGCATCTATAAAGGTCGCGCGGAACACAAATACGATTACTCCACGGACCAATTCAAAACGCCCGCCTTCGGCTGGGCATCGACTACCCAAAAGGTTGGGCTCTATCTCATCAATCCCTCCATGGAATATCTCTCCTCCGGCCCTCTCCACTTTGAGTTGAGCGGCCATATCGATGACGGGGACGGTGGCGACCCTACGCTTCTCGACTACTGGCGCGGCACACACTACGGAGGCTCCGTACTCAACTTCGCCGCGAATGAGCCCTGGACGAAAGTCGTCGGCCCTATCTTCATCTATGTCCCCACCGGAGCTTCTCCGAATGCACTGTTTGAGGAGGCACGACACCAGGCAACGGTCGAGTCGGCACATTGGCCGTACCTCTGGGTAAGGGGTGTTGATTATCCTCAGGCTGCGGAACGCACGACCGTCCACGGACGTCTCAAGCTCATCGATTCACAAGCACCCTCCATGAAGTTCACGAATCTTCTTGTGGGCCTCTCTTACCCCGATCAACCCGCACCACCTCAAGCCCCACTTCCTCCACCGCCACCTGCCGAACCAGACACAACACCAGACCCCGGTCCTCAGCGCGATGCTCAGGGACATATCCTCAATCGCGGAACGTATGTGCCTCATCGTCCGCGCGGAGCTCGCACCTTCCGCTTCCCACCTCAACCCATCACCTGGCAGAACGATGCAAAGCACTATGAGTTCTGGGTGAATGGCGCGACGGATGGATCATTCAATATCCAGAATGTGCGGCCTGGAACCTATCAGCTTCATGCCGTAACGGATGGCGTTCTCGGAGAATATGCCTCGGATCCGATAACGGTAGAAGCCGGTAAGCCACTCGATCTGCGCACGATTGAGTGGCATCCCGTACACTTCGGCCGCCAGCTCTGGCAGATTGGAACCCCGAACCGCTCCGCCAAAGAATTCAAGATGGGCAACGATCATTGGCATTGGGGTCTCTACCTCGAATACTCGAAGTTGTTTCCCCATGACGTTGATTTCACCATCGGGAAATCCGATCCTGCGCAGGACTGGTTCATCTACCAGGTGCCCCACGTGACCGTCGACGACCCCAGCGGCAAGGCCGAGGGGAGAGCCACGCCCTGGACCATCCACTTCAATATGCCCGGTAGCTCTCAGCCTACCGGCTTAGCCACCTTGCGCTTCGGTCTCTCCGGCGTTTCGACACGCTCTCTTGCAATCTCTGTCAATGATAAGTCCGCTGGAGAGTTGACCAATATGTTTGGCGGTGGCTCAGTCATCAACCGCGATGGAGTCGAAGGCACATGGACCGAAAAGGACTTCACCTTCGACGCCTCCCTGCTAAAGCCCGGGGCGAACACCATCGTACTGACCGTCCCTGCCGGTAGTCCTATGAGCGGTATCTGCTACGACGTCATCCGCCTGGAGTTAGCACCATCTTCGACCACAGGATCGGTCGTGGGAGCAAACTAA